A window from Cryptomeria japonica chromosome 1, Sugi_1.0, whole genome shotgun sequence encodes these proteins:
- the LOC131857547 gene encoding uncharacterized protein LOC131857547, which translates to MDWSEAIIPLGKQKIKLEPEPKNKYTIFPSDNPKAQILFQECEFGNHLILAPDEKGLKEIVDDHGGLWHMEFDGSCPNSGFRAGASLTDNYTLPNMDHIMQTVSGSEMMSMLDGFFGYNQISVAKHEQHRTAFIILLRTFVYNRMPFGLINARETFQRAMDSSFKDFHD; encoded by the exons atggactggtcAGAAGCTATCATTCCACTTGGGAAACAAAAGATCAAACTTGAACCTGAACCGAAAAATAAATATACAATCTTTCCCTCTGATAATCCTAAAGCCCAGATTCTATTtcaggaatgtgaatttggaaaccaTCTCATCCTTGCACCTGATGAAAAAGGATTGAAAGAAATAGTTGATGATCATGGTGGACTGTGGCatatggagtttgatggaagctgcCCCAATTCAGGCTTCAGAGCTGGG GCAAGTCTTACGGACAACTACACCTTACCCAACATGGATCATATTATGCAAACAGTATCTGGGTCagaaatgatgtcgatgttagatggtttttttggctacaatcagattagtgTTGCAAAGCATGAACAGCATAGGACAGCATTCATCATTCTATTGAGAACATTCGTATATAACCGTATGCCTTTCGGTTTAATAAATGCTAGAGAaacctttcaaagggctatggattcttcttttaaggattttcaTGACTGA